One genomic region from Natrinema caseinilyticum encodes:
- a CDS encoding competence/damage-inducible protein A — MEVAILTVGDEVLAGDIANANAQWLATRLTDGGATVARILTVPDDRELIETKVRTWTDAFDAAIVTGGLGGTHDDVTADAIADAFDRDLVVYDSVRRDVVRTVAAYRDANPERVAAHDLDIDVDAWAALPAGSRPLLNPEGLCPACVLENVYAFPGVPAEMRALFEGVAGEFRGDAIARTVYTPQPEGSMVDAIAGVRDRFDVTIGSYPDTTGRNRLKVTGTDPETVDAAVAWLSDRVELETDE; from the coding sequence ATGGAGGTAGCAATCCTGACCGTCGGCGACGAGGTGCTCGCCGGCGATATCGCGAACGCGAACGCACAGTGGCTCGCGACGCGGCTGACGGACGGCGGTGCGACCGTCGCCCGGATTCTCACCGTGCCGGACGATCGAGAACTCATCGAGACGAAAGTTCGAACGTGGACGGACGCGTTCGACGCCGCGATCGTCACCGGCGGACTCGGCGGGACGCACGACGACGTCACCGCCGATGCGATCGCCGACGCATTCGATCGCGACCTCGTGGTCTACGATTCCGTCCGTCGCGACGTCGTCCGGACCGTGGCGGCGTACCGGGACGCGAACCCCGAACGGGTCGCGGCCCACGACCTCGACATCGACGTCGACGCGTGGGCGGCGCTGCCGGCCGGGAGCCGGCCGCTCCTGAACCCCGAGGGACTCTGTCCGGCCTGCGTCCTCGAGAACGTCTACGCGTTCCCGGGCGTCCCCGCGGAGATGCGGGCGTTGTTCGAGGGCGTCGCCGGGGAATTCCGCGGCGACGCGATCGCGCGAACGGTCTATACGCCACAGCCGGAAGGATCGATGGTCGACGCGATCGCGGGCGTGCGCGACCGCTTCGACGTGACGATCGGAAGCTATCCCGACACGACGGGGCGAAACAGGCTGAAAGTGACCGGGACGGACCCCGAAACCGTCGACGCGGCGGTCGCGTGGCTCTCCGACCGAGTCGAACTCGAGACGGACGAGTGA
- the coaBC gene encoding bifunctional phosphopantothenoylcysteine decarboxylase/phosphopantothenate--cysteine ligase CoaBC produces the protein MLEGVNVALGVTGSIAAVKTVELAHELRRQGAAVRGVMTDSSRGIVHPWAVEFATENDVVTEITGSVEHVELCGYDGWADVFLIAPATANTVGKIAGAVDDTPVTTCATTALGAGTPVVVAPAMHEPMYDHPGVLEAIDTVSEWGVDFVSPRIEEGKAKIASEEAIVCDVARAAGDRPLADEHVVITSGATSEPIDPVRVITNRSSGKMGRAVAKACYVRGADVTLVQDGEDVPYAEVRRVESAEEMLAATTAACENADALVSAAAIGDYTVETADEKIRSGRELTLELEQTPKLIDEVRDEYPDLPIVGFKTETSGDEEVMIEKARRTLERTDLVFVVANDASVMGAETTTALLVHAADAARYEGTKAGLGGEIAASIATVLADDSGSD, from the coding sequence ATGCTCGAGGGAGTCAACGTCGCGCTCGGGGTAACGGGGTCGATCGCGGCCGTCAAGACGGTCGAACTGGCCCACGAGTTGCGACGACAGGGTGCCGCGGTTCGCGGGGTGATGACCGACAGCTCGCGGGGGATCGTCCACCCCTGGGCCGTCGAGTTCGCCACCGAGAACGACGTCGTCACCGAAATTACCGGGAGCGTCGAACACGTCGAACTCTGTGGCTACGACGGGTGGGCCGACGTCTTTCTGATCGCGCCCGCGACGGCGAACACCGTGGGAAAGATCGCCGGCGCGGTGGACGACACGCCAGTGACGACGTGTGCGACGACCGCGCTCGGCGCCGGGACGCCGGTCGTCGTCGCGCCCGCGATGCACGAACCGATGTACGACCATCCCGGCGTTCTCGAGGCGATCGACACGGTTTCCGAGTGGGGTGTCGACTTCGTCTCCCCGCGGATCGAGGAGGGGAAAGCGAAGATCGCGAGCGAGGAAGCGATCGTCTGCGACGTCGCCCGCGCGGCGGGCGATCGCCCGCTCGCGGACGAGCACGTCGTCATCACGAGCGGTGCGACCAGCGAGCCGATCGATCCGGTCCGCGTCATCACGAACCGTTCGTCGGGCAAGATGGGCCGCGCCGTCGCGAAGGCCTGCTACGTCCGCGGTGCGGACGTGACCCTCGTTCAGGACGGCGAAGACGTCCCGTACGCCGAAGTTCGGCGAGTCGAGAGCGCCGAAGAGATGCTCGCGGCCACGACCGCGGCCTGCGAGAATGCCGACGCGCTCGTTTCGGCGGCCGCCATCGGCGACTACACCGTCGAGACGGCCGACGAGAAGATTCGATCGGGTCGGGAACTGACGCTCGAACTCGAGCAGACGCCGAAGCTCATCGACGAGGTTCGCGACGAGTACCCCGACCTCCCGATCGTCGGCTTCAAGACCGAAACCTCCGGCGACGAGGAAGTGATGATCGAAAAAGCCCGTCGCACCCTCGAACGGACCGATCTCGTGTTCGTCGTTGCCAACGACGCGAGCGTCATGGGCGCGGAGACGACGACGGCACTGCTGGTCCACGCGGCCGACGCAGCCAGATACGAGGGGACGAAAGCGGGCCTCGGTGGCGAGATCGCAGCGTCGATCGCGACGGTGCTGGCCGACGACTCCGGGTCCGATTGA
- a CDS encoding DUF7344 domain-containing protein produces the protein MTAVAQRQRTNDGRPGDSDDAETAGTDDSGADEPLSKGEIFEVLRNQRRRYVLQFLKQDDRPVELGDLAQQIAAWEYDTTLEGVTPEQRKRVYTTLQQTHLPKMNTTGILSFDSDQGVIESTDRTRDISVYLEIVPGREFAWRELYLSLGAISCALVAALWLEIYPLTYLSNLSWAAIIAATFTLTAVSHIYYERNMRLGHGDQPPELSYGVEK, from the coding sequence GTGACCGCCGTGGCACAACGACAGCGAACCAACGACGGCCGTCCCGGGGACAGTGACGACGCTGAAACCGCCGGTACAGACGACTCCGGCGCCGACGAACCGCTTTCGAAGGGGGAGATCTTCGAGGTGCTGCGAAATCAGCGGCGTCGCTACGTTCTCCAGTTTCTCAAGCAGGACGACCGTCCCGTCGAACTCGGCGACCTGGCCCAGCAGATCGCCGCCTGGGAGTACGATACGACACTCGAGGGCGTCACCCCCGAGCAACGAAAGCGAGTCTACACGACGCTCCAGCAGACGCACCTCCCGAAGATGAACACGACCGGCATCCTCAGCTTCGACTCCGATCAGGGCGTGATCGAGTCGACCGACCGCACGCGGGACATTAGCGTCTACCTCGAGATCGTCCCCGGCCGGGAGTTCGCCTGGCGCGAACTCTACCTTTCGCTCGGCGCGATCAGCTGTGCGCTGGTCGCCGCGCTGTGGCTCGAAATCTATCCGCTGACGTATCTCTCGAACCTGAGCTGGGCGGCTATCATCGCGGCCACGTTCACGCTGACGGCCGTCTCCCACATCTACTACGAGCGGAACATGCGTCTCGGCCACGGAGACCAGCCGCCGGAACTCAGCTACGGCGTCGAAAAGTGA
- the hpt gene encoding hypoxanthine/guanine phosphoribosyltransferase, with protein MDQLKRSLLEAPIIEKNGYHYFVHPISDGVPKLDPTLLREIVIRIIRKAELEDVDRIVTPAAMGIHISTAVSLMTDIPLTVIRKRQYGLEGEVEISQRTGYSKNEMYINDVREGERVLVLDDVLSTGGTLAAVLTALDEIGAEVVDTVAVIKKVGGENKVEDANYSVKTLINVDVVDGEVVIVDEEGDQ; from the coding sequence ATGGATCAGTTGAAGCGGTCGCTCCTTGAGGCTCCGATCATCGAGAAAAACGGCTATCACTACTTCGTTCACCCGATCAGCGATGGCGTTCCGAAACTCGATCCGACGCTGCTTCGCGAGATCGTCATCCGAATTATTCGGAAGGCCGAACTCGAGGACGTCGATCGGATCGTCACGCCCGCGGCGATGGGCATCCACATTTCCACGGCCGTCTCGCTGATGACGGATATTCCGCTGACGGTCATCCGAAAGCGTCAGTACGGCCTCGAAGGGGAAGTCGAGATCTCCCAGCGAACCGGCTACTCGAAGAACGAGATGTACATCAACGACGTGCGCGAAGGGGAACGTGTGCTCGTACTCGACGACGTGCTCTCTACCGGTGGCACGCTCGCGGCGGTGCTCACGGCACTCGACGAGATCGGTGCGGAGGTTGTCGACACGGTCGCCGTCATCAAGAAGGTCGGCGGTGAGAACAAAGTCGAGGACGCGAACTACAGCGTCAAGACGTTGATCAACGTCGACGTCGTCGACGGTGAGGTCGTCATCGTCGACGAGGAAGGCGATCAGTAG
- a CDS encoding ABC transporter substrate-binding protein, whose amino-acid sequence MVGNSVGTDERSRSGRRSFLKRTGTAGIAALAGCIRFNTVTADGPAEELIRDGFEAAGIEPPFQTAIAITQDEERERFAQLLKDELDDTGFFDISIEQRDFGSQVDLMLSAAKKEANAMFVASWTGGWDPSDYVDMLFHSNNWTPNGFNVGHYESEAVDEYIDTGLTETDPDERVDIYRTLQEELVADSPASFLRFRETTHVWDDAVTGWRTYPLRTGAYYAVYAPWADVYTDLEDGSEFIGDLGSDVNNYDPVSINGTVSSQATALIYEELVGVDFDGEVRPMLATDWEQLDATTYRFTLREDVEFHNGEEFTADHVAGSFERYEGEVREGDVYDWYEDCERVDEHTIDVECRREYGPFENALFNVPIVPMAAIDGTHELASEPIGTGPYRFVEHDSGNHWRMRRFDDHWFEGSKAVPATAPIETVTLEIITEKSSRQGALERGDIDFSTGIPSVSLADFEGNDAYGVGRHVSGGFDMVLYPVYRAPFSERSVRRGVNMLIPREETLETVYNGVGQLGYTPVSPLLENYADESFQEAIADEYVRPD is encoded by the coding sequence ATGGTCGGGAATAGTGTCGGGACGGACGAGCGCAGTCGATCGGGCCGGCGCTCGTTCCTGAAGCGAACGGGGACTGCCGGCATCGCCGCGCTCGCAGGTTGTATCAGATTTAATACTGTTACAGCTGACGGACCGGCAGAGGAGTTGATCCGGGACGGGTTCGAGGCCGCGGGTATCGAACCGCCGTTCCAGACCGCGATCGCGATCACACAGGACGAGGAACGAGAGCGGTTCGCCCAGCTTCTCAAGGACGAACTCGACGACACCGGATTTTTCGATATCTCGATCGAACAACGGGACTTCGGCTCGCAAGTCGATCTGATGCTGAGTGCCGCCAAGAAGGAGGCAAACGCCATGTTCGTCGCGAGCTGGACCGGAGGGTGGGACCCCAGCGACTACGTCGACATGCTGTTTCACTCGAACAACTGGACGCCAAACGGGTTCAACGTCGGCCACTACGAGAGCGAGGCGGTCGACGAGTACATCGACACGGGCCTCACGGAAACCGATCCGGACGAGCGGGTGGACATCTATCGAACGCTCCAGGAAGAACTGGTCGCGGACTCGCCGGCGTCGTTCCTCCGCTTTCGCGAAACGACGCACGTCTGGGACGACGCCGTCACCGGCTGGCGGACGTATCCGCTTCGAACGGGAGCGTACTACGCCGTGTACGCCCCCTGGGCCGACGTGTACACCGACCTCGAGGACGGCAGCGAGTTCATCGGCGACCTCGGCAGCGACGTCAACAACTACGATCCCGTCTCGATAAACGGGACCGTCTCCAGTCAGGCAACGGCGCTCATCTACGAGGAACTCGTCGGCGTCGATTTCGATGGCGAAGTTCGACCGATGCTCGCCACCGACTGGGAGCAACTCGACGCCACGACCTACCGGTTTACGCTCCGCGAAGACGTCGAGTTCCACAACGGCGAGGAGTTCACCGCCGACCACGTCGCCGGCTCGTTCGAACGCTACGAGGGAGAGGTTCGAGAGGGTGACGTCTACGACTGGTACGAGGACTGCGAGCGCGTCGACGAGCACACGATCGACGTCGAGTGCCGACGAGAGTACGGTCCCTTCGAGAACGCGCTCTTCAACGTGCCGATCGTTCCGATGGCGGCGATCGACGGAACCCACGAACTCGCCTCCGAACCGATCGGGACCGGCCCCTACCGGTTCGTCGAACACGACAGCGGCAACCACTGGCGGATGCGGCGCTTCGACGATCACTGGTTCGAGGGCAGCAAAGCGGTCCCGGCGACGGCACCGATCGAAACCGTCACCCTCGAGATCATCACCGAAAAGTCGTCCAGGCAGGGGGCGCTCGAACGCGGCGACATCGACTTCAGTACCGGCATTCCGTCGGTGAGTCTCGCGGATTTCGAGGGGAACGACGCGTACGGCGTCGGTCGCCACGTAAGCGGCGGGTTCGACATGGTCCTCTATCCCGTCTACCGGGCGCCGTTCTCGGAGCGATCGGTCCGTCGCGGCGTCAACATGTTGATCCCACGTGAGGAAACGCTCGAAACCGTCTACAACGGGGTCGGCCAACTGGGCTATACGCCGGTTTCGCCGCTCCTCGAGAACTACGCCGACGAATCGTTTCAGGAAGCCATCGCCGACGAGTACGTTCGCCCGGACTAA
- a CDS encoding ABC transporter permease encodes MSIGRYVCKRLLITGPVLLGVTALTFSFVHLLPGDAVDAISGFRDVSPAVEASIRAEYNLDQPVWKQYLLWLWDALTLDFGQSPITGRDVTASIAHRLPATIALGGAAWLLALAIGVPAGIVAAVRRGEPADEVSRLAALAGIATPNFWLGLILLLVFSVRLGWFRVIPPDAPLASLAMVKFMVLPTITLGTASAALVTRLLRSSMLGELDEAYVRTARAKGLRERTVILKHVLRNSLLPVVTVAGLQLAFLVDGAVVVEQIFSWPGMGRLLVRSILERDYPVIQATVLGIGVAIVLANLLVDIVYAVLDPRIRY; translated from the coding sequence ATGTCGATCGGACGATACGTCTGCAAGCGGCTGTTGATCACGGGCCCAGTCCTGCTCGGCGTCACCGCGTTGACCTTCTCGTTCGTCCACCTGTTGCCGGGCGATGCGGTCGATGCGATAAGCGGCTTTCGGGACGTCAGCCCCGCGGTCGAGGCGTCGATCCGAGCCGAGTACAACCTCGATCAACCGGTGTGGAAACAGTACCTGCTGTGGTTGTGGGACGCGCTCACCCTCGATTTCGGCCAGTCGCCGATCACCGGTCGCGACGTGACGGCCTCGATCGCCCACCGACTCCCGGCGACGATCGCACTCGGTGGTGCCGCGTGGCTGCTCGCACTCGCGATCGGGGTGCCGGCGGGGATCGTCGCTGCGGTCAGACGGGGTGAGCCGGCCGACGAGGTCAGTCGACTCGCCGCGCTCGCCGGGATCGCGACGCCGAACTTTTGGCTCGGTCTCATCCTCCTGCTCGTCTTCAGCGTTCGACTGGGGTGGTTTCGGGTCATCCCGCCGGACGCACCGCTCGCCAGCCTCGCGATGGTGAAGTTCATGGTGTTGCCGACGATCACGCTCGGCACGGCCTCGGCCGCACTCGTCACGCGGCTGCTGCGATCGTCCATGCTCGGGGAACTCGACGAAGCGTACGTCCGGACCGCACGCGCGAAGGGCCTTCGAGAACGGACGGTGATCCTGAAACACGTCCTTCGAAACTCGCTGCTCCCGGTGGTCACCGTCGCCGGACTCCAACTCGCGTTCCTGGTCGACGGCGCCGTCGTGGTCGAACAGATCTTCTCCTGGCCGGGCATGGGACGACTCCTGGTTCGGTCGATCCTCGAACGTGACTACCCGGTCATCCAGGCGACCGTTCTCGGTATCGGCGTCGCGATCGTCCTCGCGAATCTGCTGGTCGATATCGTCTACGCAGTGCTGGATCCACGCATTCGATACTGA
- a CDS encoding ABC transporter permease produces MSERDSTAERGRIRIVGFDDAVSDRKRRRHEGDEEPVDTAATTRASDRPTTAETTEARTPGAAGRSGRRLEDAWRRFRRNRSATFGLGIIVVMAVLAIFARPIEVSTAEVTITLQPFSLAPYDPSETLVGPQNAPPSPAHPFGTDWAGRDQLSRVLVGGRYTLSIGFVAVVLALGVGVPLGAIAGYFGGWVDETIMRIVDVLYAFPFLVLAIAIVPILEPLPILGGGFWTVVLALVVTGWIGYARLLRGEVLSVREREYVTAARALGVPDRTVIARHVVPNAIAPVVVQATLNVGTVVLTAAALGFLGLGLEPGSAEWGAMLSEGKSSLIRGDWHVTIFPGLAIFLFVLAINLVGDGINDAIDPHRDVTDERRRLR; encoded by the coding sequence ATGAGCGAACGAGACTCCACCGCCGAACGCGGCCGAATTCGCATCGTCGGCTTCGACGATGCCGTCTCGGACCGGAAGCGGCGTCGCCACGAGGGCGACGAGGAGCCCGTCGATACTGCGGCGACGACGCGAGCGAGCGACCGGCCGACGACGGCCGAGACGACGGAGGCGCGGACACCCGGAGCGGCCGGCCGATCGGGACGCCGACTCGAGGACGCCTGGCGCCGGTTCCGGCGAAACCGATCGGCCACGTTCGGGCTCGGGATTATCGTCGTCATGGCGGTGCTCGCGATCTTCGCCCGACCGATCGAGGTGTCGACGGCGGAGGTGACGATAACGCTCCAGCCGTTTTCTCTCGCCCCGTACGATCCGTCCGAGACGCTGGTCGGGCCGCAAAACGCGCCGCCGTCCCCGGCGCATCCGTTCGGGACCGACTGGGCGGGCCGCGACCAGCTCTCGCGGGTTCTCGTCGGCGGGCGGTACACGCTGAGCATCGGCTTCGTCGCCGTCGTGCTGGCACTCGGCGTCGGCGTGCCCCTCGGGGCGATCGCGGGCTATTTCGGCGGCTGGGTCGACGAGACCATCATGCGAATCGTCGACGTGCTGTACGCGTTCCCGTTTCTGGTGCTGGCGATCGCGATCGTCCCGATCCTCGAGCCGCTACCGATCCTCGGCGGCGGATTCTGGACGGTCGTCCTCGCCCTCGTCGTCACCGGCTGGATCGGCTACGCCAGGCTGTTGCGCGGCGAGGTACTCTCGGTTCGCGAACGCGAGTACGTCACCGCTGCCAGGGCGCTCGGCGTCCCCGATCGGACCGTCATCGCCAGACACGTCGTCCCGAACGCGATCGCCCCCGTCGTCGTTCAGGCGACGCTCAACGTCGGAACGGTCGTGCTCACCGCGGCCGCGCTCGGCTTTCTCGGCCTCGGCCTCGAGCCCGGCAGCGCGGAGTGGGGGGCGATGCTCTCGGAGGGCAAGAGCTCGCTCATCAGGGGCGATTGGCACGTGACGATCTTCCCCGGACTCGCGATTTTCCTGTTCGTCCTGGCGATCAACCTCGTCGGCGACGGGATCAACGACGCGATCGATCCGCACCGGGACGTAACCGACGAACGGAGGCGACTCCGCTGA
- a CDS encoding ABC transporter ATP-binding protein, which produces MALLEVDDLVVQFYTDDGVVRAVDGISYEIREGETVGLVGESGAGKSVASLALLRLLDDAGEVVSGDVRFRGRNVLEMTADELRALRGNEIAMVFQDAGAALNPVYTVGEQIAEAIRAHEDVTDDEARDRAIGLLDQVGIPDPGVRYADYPHEFSGGMQQRAVIAMALSCDPSLLVCDEPTTGLDVTIQAGLVELLADLTRESETAVQLVTHDLGVVAELCDRVLVQYAGQIVERAPVEALFYEPGHPYTVGLLASIPRLGDERERLTTVPGTPPDLVDPPTGCRFHPRCPYAESVCARRDPPLVETASGSDDDGDPAAHVAACLEYTGDLSDGLDYEVVVRDEGGDGDERNRDEEGDRGGDETDRGEDDRRERGRRGESR; this is translated from the coding sequence ATGGCGCTGCTCGAGGTCGACGATCTCGTCGTCCAGTTCTACACCGACGACGGCGTCGTCCGCGCAGTCGACGGCATCAGTTACGAGATTCGCGAGGGCGAAACGGTCGGTCTGGTCGGCGAGAGCGGTGCCGGCAAGAGCGTCGCGAGCCTCGCGCTGCTTCGGTTGCTCGACGACGCCGGCGAGGTCGTCAGCGGCGACGTCCGCTTTCGGGGCCGAAACGTCCTCGAGATGACGGCCGACGAACTCAGGGCGCTTCGAGGAAACGAGATCGCGATGGTGTTCCAGGACGCCGGCGCGGCGCTCAACCCCGTCTACACCGTCGGTGAGCAGATCGCAGAAGCGATCCGCGCCCACGAGGACGTCACCGATGACGAGGCCCGCGACCGAGCGATCGGTCTACTCGATCAGGTCGGGATCCCTGATCCCGGCGTCCGATACGCCGATTACCCCCACGAGTTCTCCGGTGGCATGCAACAGCGGGCCGTTATCGCGATGGCACTGTCGTGTGACCCCAGCCTGCTCGTCTGCGACGAACCGACGACCGGTCTCGACGTCACGATTCAGGCGGGGCTCGTCGAATTGCTCGCGGATCTCACGCGGGAGTCCGAGACGGCGGTTCAGCTCGTTACGCACGACCTCGGCGTCGTCGCGGAACTCTGTGACCGAGTTCTGGTGCAGTACGCCGGCCAGATCGTCGAACGGGCACCGGTCGAAGCGCTGTTCTACGAACCCGGACACCCCTACACCGTCGGGTTGCTGGCCTCGATCCCCCGGTTGGGCGACGAGCGCGAGCGGCTCACGACCGTCCCCGGGACGCCCCCCGATCTCGTCGACCCGCCGACCGGCTGTCGGTTCCACCCGCGCTGTCCGTACGCCGAGAGCGTCTGCGCCCGCCGCGATCCGCCGCTCGTGGAGACCGCGAGCGGGTCCGACGACGACGGCGATCCCGCGGCCCACGTCGCCGCCTGCCTCGAGTACACCGGCGACCTGAGCGACGGGTTGGACTACGAGGTAGTCGTCCGCGACGAAGGGGGCGACGGCGACGAGCGAAACCGCGACGAGGAAGGCGACCGAGGCGGTGACGAGACCGACCGAGGCGAGGACGACCGTCGGGAACGTGGCCGACGGGGTGAGTCGCGATGA
- a CDS encoding ABC transporter ATP-binding protein produces the protein MTAAEDEPLLRAEGVAKHYTTAEGFVDRLFGGSETVRAVDGVDLEIRDGETLGLVGESGCGKTTLGRTLVRLTEPTAGSITYRGREITDCSRSELRELRADIQYVFQDPVASLNPQLTVGESIGEALAVHDVVAEPRRDERVRELLETVGLRAGHATRYPRAFSGGQRQRIGIARALAVEPELVVCDEPVSALDVSVQAGILNLLADLQDRFDLSYLFITHDLSVVEHVADRVAVMYLGTLVETGSTAEVFHEPSHPYTEALLSAIPEPDPRWDGDRIVLEGPIPAPTAPPSGCRFHTRCPKVIPPAEYDLETATFRAIVALRTRFEHAASRDAGLEAQLPGSRDDADVSTALRDAHGIPRQLADPAAETALEDALAAAEAGDLEAARNGLAAAFETPCETTDPVLEPGRATHPIACHRFDDRFEGEPEPTRGSSDD, from the coding sequence ATGACGGCGGCCGAGGACGAGCCGCTCCTCCGAGCAGAGGGTGTGGCGAAGCACTACACCACCGCCGAGGGGTTCGTAGACCGACTCTTCGGCGGGAGCGAAACGGTCCGGGCGGTCGACGGCGTCGACCTCGAGATCCGCGACGGCGAAACGCTCGGGCTGGTCGGCGAAAGCGGCTGCGGCAAGACGACGCTCGGCCGGACGCTCGTCCGGCTGACAGAGCCCACCGCCGGTTCGATCACCTATCGCGGCAGGGAGATCACCGACTGCTCCCGGTCCGAGCTCCGGGAGCTTCGAGCCGATATTCAGTACGTCTTTCAGGACCCCGTCGCCAGCCTGAATCCCCAATTGACAGTCGGCGAAAGCATCGGTGAAGCCCTGGCGGTTCACGACGTCGTTGCCGAACCGCGGCGCGACGAGCGCGTTCGGGAACTGCTCGAGACGGTCGGACTACGAGCCGGGCACGCGACCCGCTATCCGCGAGCGTTCTCGGGCGGCCAGCGACAGCGGATCGGCATCGCCCGGGCGCTCGCCGTCGAACCCGAACTCGTCGTCTGTGACGAACCCGTCTCCGCGCTCGACGTCTCCGTCCAGGCCGGGATCCTCAACCTGCTCGCCGACCTCCAGGACCGGTTCGATCTGTCGTACCTCTTTATCACCCACGACCTCTCCGTCGTCGAACACGTCGCCGACCGGGTCGCCGTGATGTATCTCGGGACACTCGTGGAAACGGGGTCGACCGCCGAGGTGTTCCACGAGCCCTCACACCCCTACACCGAAGCGCTCCTGTCGGCGATCCCCGAACCCGACCCCCGCTGGGACGGGGACCGGATCGTCCTCGAGGGGCCCATCCCCGCCCCGACGGCTCCGCCGTCCGGCTGCCGGTTCCACACGCGCTGTCCGAAGGTCATCCCGCCCGCCGAGTACGACCTCGAAACGGCCACGTTTCGGGCGATCGTGGCGTTGCGAACCCGATTCGAGCACGCTGCGTCGAGGGACGCGGGACTCGAGGCGCAGCTCCCGGGATCCCGAGACGACGCGGACGTTTCGACGGCGCTTCGGGACGCGCACGGAATCCCTCGGCAGCTCGCCGATCCCGCCGCCGAAACCGCACTTGAGGACGCGCTCGCGGCCGCCGAAGCCGGCGATCTCGAAGCCGCCCGGAACGGCCTCGCGGCTGCGTTCGAAACCCCGTGCGAAACGACCGACCCAGTACTCGAACCCGGTCGAGCCACCCATCCGATCGCGTGCCACCGGTTCGACGACCGATTCGAGGGCGAGCCCGAGCCGACTCGCGGGTCGAGTGACGACTAA
- a CDS encoding GtrA family protein, which yields MSDSLSEAIRMRARALLSTTRFSQFVGVGFVGAAVDNAVLFLLIEGTGLGLQGAKLVSWELGIGVIFAINERWTFANHGSLGFDALGRRFVRSNAVRLGGLVVTLAVLTVLVRWFDVWFVTANVIGIGVGFFVNYTCESLYTWKVHRE from the coding sequence ATGAGTGATTCCCTTTCAGAGGCGATCCGCATGCGGGCCCGTGCGCTGCTCTCGACGACGCGGTTCAGTCAGTTCGTCGGGGTCGGCTTCGTCGGCGCAGCCGTCGATAACGCCGTTCTCTTTCTACTGATCGAGGGAACGGGACTCGGCCTCCAGGGTGCGAAACTCGTCTCGTGGGAACTCGGTATCGGGGTCATTTTCGCGATCAACGAACGGTGGACGTTCGCGAACCACGGTAGTCTCGGATTCGACGCGCTGGGACGGCGGTTCGTTCGCTCGAACGCGGTTCGACTCGGTGGATTGGTGGTCACACTGGCGGTGCTGACGGTGCTGGTTCGGTGGTTCGACGTCTGGTTCGTAACGGCGAACGTGATCGGAATCGGGGTCGGATTCTTCGTCAACTACACCTGTGAGAGCCTCTACACGTGGAAGGTTCACAGGGAGTAG
- a CDS encoding HAH_0734 family protein translates to MKQLIIHGDPGIRNGAIIRYDGDEVVCFGINRNGEYHGPDRVQLWCTVGAEDEYEDYEKRNYTPHFLDVDRVDAEAVDVVRPKGDLAV, encoded by the coding sequence ATGAAGCAGCTCATCATTCACGGTGATCCCGGCATCCGGAACGGGGCGATTATACGGTACGATGGGGACGAAGTGGTCTGTTTCGGGATCAACCGAAACGGCGAGTACCACGGTCCCGACCGGGTCCAGCTCTGGTGTACCGTCGGGGCCGAAGACGAGTACGAGGACTACGAGAAGCGAAACTACACGCCCCACTTCCTCGACGTCGACCGGGTCGACGCCGAAGCGGTCGACGTGGTTCGGCCGAAAGGCGACCTCGCGGTGTAA
- a CDS encoding 50S ribosomal protein L44e has product MQMPRRFNTYCPFCNEHHEHEVEKSRTGRSSGMKWDARRTRRNTASIGNSGRFSKVPGGEKPTKKTDLKYRCSECGKAHLREGWRAGRLEFQE; this is encoded by the coding sequence ATGCAGATGCCACGCCGATTCAATACCTACTGTCCGTTCTGCAACGAACACCACGAACACGAGGTCGAAAAGTCCCGAACCGGCCGCTCTTCGGGCATGAAGTGGGACGCTCGCCGAACCCGACGGAACACCGCCTCGATCGGGAACTCCGGTCGCTTCTCGAAGGTGCCCGGCGGCGAAAAACCCACCAAGAAGACCGACCTCAAATACCGATGCAGCGAGTGCGGCAAGGCCCACCTCCGCGAGGGATGGCGCGCCGGCCGACTCGAGTTCCAGGAGTGA
- a CDS encoding 30S ribosomal protein S27e, producing MAGNFYSVRCSDCENEQIVFGKAASEVACAVCGTTLVRPTGGKAEIDHEIIETVESR from the coding sequence ATGGCAGGAAATTTCTACAGCGTCCGATGCAGTGACTGCGAGAACGAACAGATCGTCTTCGGCAAAGCCGCGTCGGAAGTGGCCTGTGCCGTCTGTGGAACGACGCTCGTCCGACCGACGGGCGGCAAAGCCGAGATCGATCACGAAATAATCGAAACCGTCGAGTCACGATGA